A stretch of the Bordetella genomosp. 8 genome encodes the following:
- the upp gene encoding uracil phosphoribosyltransferase, which translates to MPVHEIRHPLIRHKIGIMRRADLSTKSFRELSQEVAALLTYEACKDLPLEHCQVQGWSGVVDVEKLAGKKITVVPILRAGIGMLDGVLTLVPGAKVSVVGIARNEETLQAHTYLERLVAELDQRVALIVDPMLATAGSMCATIDMLKRAGCRDIRALVLVAAPEGIARLDREHPDVQVYTASIDERLNEDGYIIPGLGDAGDRIFGTRQKAE; encoded by the coding sequence ATGCCCGTGCATGAAATCCGCCACCCGCTCATCCGCCACAAGATCGGCATCATGCGGCGCGCCGACCTCAGCACCAAGAGCTTTCGCGAGCTGTCGCAGGAAGTCGCGGCCCTGCTGACCTACGAGGCCTGCAAGGACCTGCCCCTGGAGCACTGCCAGGTACAGGGGTGGAGCGGCGTGGTCGACGTGGAAAAGCTGGCCGGCAAGAAAATCACCGTGGTGCCCATCCTGCGTGCCGGCATCGGCATGCTGGACGGCGTGCTGACGCTGGTGCCCGGCGCCAAGGTCAGCGTCGTCGGCATCGCCCGCAACGAGGAAACCCTGCAGGCCCACACGTATCTGGAGCGCCTGGTGGCCGAGCTGGACCAGCGCGTGGCGCTGATCGTCGACCCCATGCTGGCGACGGCGGGCTCGATGTGCGCCACCATCGACATGCTGAAGCGGGCGGGGTGCCGCGATATCCGCGCGCTGGTGCTGGTGGCCGCGCCGGAAGGCATCGCCCGCCTGGACCGGGAACATCCGGACGTGCAGGTTTACACGGCATCCATCGATGAGCGGCTGAACGAGGACGGCTACATCATTCCCGGCCTGGGCGACGCGGGCGACCGGATCTTCGGTACGCGGCAGAAGGCGGAGTAG